The following coding sequences lie in one Anguilla rostrata isolate EN2019 chromosome 8, ASM1855537v3, whole genome shotgun sequence genomic window:
- the LOC135260683 gene encoding tumor necrosis factor receptor superfamily member 11A-like isoform X1: MGVDITTSWIIHIWIRQLIVCVCAQVVFSKPSCGPHQYVRDKRCCKKCEPGKYMLDLCTSKDDTICRSCGPNEYQPDWNNETRCLTQKFCDRGRGFEPDRPENHTAAVPCRCRPGLQCSLVNCEYCEKMPVCRPGYGITVAETTGRGSCAECRPGLFSNVSSAIEPCRPWTDCKALGRAVKEPGTSETDAVCGPHVPGSTISWAIVAVLSVITAISLVILFLFCCKDKLKSLTENVRTCVQDLKRNSMLQETALTPYDGVHGTQNRTLEITCLIRQEGDPKASQCASAGGTPEHAAAVQTTGGAGEPSAGVCRESWDPAPAPPPPPPSGSGSGSGSCSCALSLKEPLEVGENEDCSQAVAPPCSCPDRAAERPLLEPPVCGGNCSGESPAACPRCARPHGSCDSCPSSGGRVERRGGASEGGVGGRDCGAGAGRRSTDSATKVPLSLVSDCEPGLPLHLSTGDLTQGPALEGASHSVAAGHVTGNSNTTFISNGQVMNFSGDVIVVYVSQDSQADSGDLEEAFPNPVQEETTKEGFEVVTKPKTSQPPQENVSVF; this comes from the exons TCTTCTCCAAACCAAGCTGTGGCCCGCATCAATATGTACGAGACAAAAGATGCTGCAAAAAATGTGAACCAG GAAAATACATGCTTGACCTCTGTACCAGTAAAGACGATACCATTTGCCGGTCTTGTGGACCCAATGAATATCAGCCGGATTGGAACAACGAGACCAGGTGCCTCACGCAGAAGTTCTGCGACAGAG GAAGGGGCTTTGAGCCAGACCGGCCGGAGAACCACACGGCGGCGGTGCCGTGCCGGTGTCGACCCGGTCTCCAGTGCTCCCTCGTCAACTGCGAGTACTGCGAGAAAATGCCCGTCTGCCGGCCCGGATACGGCATCACCGTGGCGG AAACGACGGGCCGGGGGTCCTGCGCTGAGTGCCGACCGGGGCTCTTCTCCAATGTGTCTTCTGCGATCGAGCCCTGCAGGCCGTGGACCGA TTGCAAAGCGCTGGGGAGAGCGGTGAAAGAGCCAGGGACCTCGGAAACGGACGCAGTTTGCGGGCCTCACGTTCCCG gCAGCACCATATCCTGGGCTATAGTGGCAGTCCTGTCAGTAATCACTGCGATCTCTCTGGTCATCCTGTTCCTGTTCTGCTGCAAAGATAAGCTGAAGTCTCTCACTG aaaatgtccGAACATGCGTGCAGGACCTGAAGCGAAATTCTATGCTCCAG GAAACGGCGCTGACTCCCTACGACGGTGTCCACGGGACACAGAACCGCACCCTGGAGATCACCTGCCTGATCCGCCAAGAGGGGGACCCCAAGGCCTCCCAGTGCGCCTCTGCGGGGGGGACGCCGGAGCACGCCGCGGCTGTGCAGACCACAGGGGGCGCCGGCGAGCCGTCCGCGGGCGTCTGCAGGGAGAGCTGggaccccgcccccgctccccctccccctcccccctcgggGTCCGGCTCCGGCTCGGGGTCCTGCAGCTGCGCGCTCTCCCTGAAGGAGCCCCTGGAGGTGGGGGAGAACGAGGACTGCAGCCAGGCCGTGGcccccccctgctcctgccCGGACCGCGCGGcggagcgccccctgctggagccgCCCGTCTGCGGCGGGAACTGCTCCGGCGAGAGCCCGGCGGCCTGCCCCCGCTGCGCGCGCCCGCACGGGTCGTGTGACTCGTGCCCGAGCTCGGGCGGCCGGGTGGAGCGGCGGGGGGGCGCGTCGGAGGGCGGGGTCGGCGGGCGGGACTGCGGCGCGGGGGCGGGCCGCCGCAGTACAGACTCCGCCACTAAAGTGCCGCTCTCCTTGGTCAGCGACTGCGAGCCGGGCCTCCCTCTTCACCTGTCCACAGGTGACCTCACTCAGGGGCCTGCGCTGGAGGGCGCCAGTCACTCTGTGGCAGCTG gtcATGTCACGGGAAACAGTAACACCACTTTCATTTCAAACGGACAAGTGATGAACTTTAGTGGAGACGTCATTGTGGTGTACGTCAGCCAGGACTCTCAGGCTGACAGTGGAGACCTGGAGGAGGCTTTTCCCAATCCTGTCCAGGAAGAGACCACCAAGGAAGGCTTTGAGGTGGTCACTAAGCCAAAGACAAGCCAGCCGCCACAGGAGAATGTGTCAGTGTTCTGA
- the sec61g gene encoding protein transport protein Sec61 subunit gamma, which produces MDQIMQFVEPSRQFVKDSIRLVKRCTKPDRKEFQKIAMATAIGFAIMGFIGFFVKLIHIPINNIIVGG; this is translated from the exons ATGGACCAGATAATGCAGTTTGTAGAGCCTAGCCGGCAGTTCGTGAAGGACTCCATAAGGCTCGTGAAGAGGTGTACCAAGCCAGATAGAAAAG AATTCCAGAAGATAGCCATGGCTACGGCAATTGGTTTCGCAATTATGGGATTCATCGGATTTTTCGTCAAACTCATTCACATCCCCATCAACAACATCATTGT tGGCGGCTGA
- the LOC135260685 gene encoding retinol dehydrogenase 12-like: MSSIRNIFRRQWSSNARLDGKTVIITGANTGIGKETAKDLAKRGARIIMACRDMGRAESAHKEVVEDSKNQNIVVRKLDLADTKSIREFAEVINKEEEQVNILINNAGIMMCPFSKTVDGFEMQFGVNHLGHFLLTHLLFDLIKKSAPARIINLSSMAHAWGTIKLDDINSEKGYSDKKAYGQSKLANILCTRSLAQRLQGTGVTVYAVHPGVVQTELWRHLSAPLKVTFAVMKPFTKTSVQGAQTSIYCAVAPELENETGQYYSDCAQANPSTAAKDDVMAQKLWELSCQMLGITWD, encoded by the exons ATGAGCTCAATAAG AAATATTTTCCGTAGACAGTGGTCATCCAATGCGAGACTCGATGGTAAAACGGTAATTATAACTGGGGCCAACACTGGCATTGGTAAAGAAACTGCCAAGGATCTGGCGAAGAGAG GAGCCAGGATCATCATGGCTTGCCGGGACATGGGAAGGGCGGAGTCTGCTCACAAAGAGGTCGTAGAAGACTCCAAAAACCAGAACATCGTTGTCAGGAAACTGGATTTAGCCGACACAAAGTCAATCAGAGAGTTTGCAGAGGTAATAAACAAAG aggaggagcaggttaATATTCTCATCAACAATGCCGGCATCATGATGTGTCCCTTCTCCAAGACAGTTGACGGCTTTGAGATGCAGTTTGGTGTCAACCACTTGG GCCACTTCCTGCTTACTCACCTGCTGTTCGATCTGATTAAAAAATCAGCGCCCGCCAGGATCATTAACCTTTCCTCCATGGCCCACGCCTGGGGCACTATCAAGCTGGACGACATCAACAGCGAGAAGGGGTACAGCGACAAGAAGGCGTACGGCCAGAGCAAGCTGGCCAACATCCTGTGCACACGCTCACTGGCTCAGAGGCTGCAAG GCACCGGCGTGACGGTGTACGCCGTCCACCCCGGGGTGGTGCAGACCGAGCTGTGGCGGCACCTGAGCGCCCCGCTGAAGGTGACCTTCGCGGTGATGAAGCCCTTCACCAAGACCTCCGTGCAGGGTGCCCAAACCTCCATCTACTGCGCCGTCGCCCCCGAGCTGGAGAACGAGACCGGCCAGTACTACAG CGACTGCGCGCAGGCGAACCCCAGCACGGCCGCGAAGGACGACGTCATGGCCCAGAAACTGTGGGAGCTCAGCTGTCAGATGCTGGGAATAACGTGGGACTGA
- the LOC135260687 gene encoding CD83 antigen-like codes for MRITLLFLYLFCENTNGDILFTVACGDDTILRCPAEAELQRVQYRAVSWYQVSEGRSTGIIRWDRQTNSVRKFVNLSRDMECPSGDGLTLRIRNLTTKDNGVYRCALWAPVGEFNREWDIQLSVTGCSEAEESYDVKDILLYGAGAFLFLLTLALLLICHLEKQFSTSRKGIKPTLGAYIDIVSLLKKSHGLMMQHV; via the exons ATGAGAATTACTCTTT TATTTTTGTACCTGTTTTGTGAAAACACAAACGGAGATATTCTTTTTACTGTCGCGTGTGGGGATGACACTATTTTGAGGTGTCCTGCAGAAGCTGAGCTGCAACGTGTCCAGTACAGAGCGGTTAGTTGGTACCAG GTGTCTGAAGGCCGTTCCACTGGGATAATCCGGTGGGACAGGCAAACCAACTCGGTCAGGAAGTTTGTGAACCTGTCCCGGGACATGGAGTGTCCCTCGGGAGACGGTCTCACCTTGAGGATCCGTAACCTTACGACGAAGGACAACGGGGTGTATCGCTGCGCCCTCTGGGCCCCCGTGGGGGAATTCAACAGGGAATGGGATATCCAGCTGAGTGTCACAG GGTGTTCCGAAGCAGAGGAGTCATACGACGTGAAAGACATTCTGCTGTATGGAGCGGGGGCATTCCTGTTCTTACTTACACTTGCACTGCTACTC ATTTGCCATTTGGAAAAACAGTTTTCCACCAGCAGAAAAGGTATCAAACCAACACTAGGAGCATACATTGACATTGTTTCATTGCTGAAGAAATCTCATGGCCTCATGATGCAACATGTCTGA
- the LOC135260683 gene encoding tumor necrosis factor receptor superfamily member 11A-like isoform X2, with amino-acid sequence MRTVFSKPSCGPHQYVRDKRCCKKCEPGKYMLDLCTSKDDTICRSCGPNEYQPDWNNETRCLTQKFCDRGRGFEPDRPENHTAAVPCRCRPGLQCSLVNCEYCEKMPVCRPGYGITVAETTGRGSCAECRPGLFSNVSSAIEPCRPWTDCKALGRAVKEPGTSETDAVCGPHVPGSTISWAIVAVLSVITAISLVILFLFCCKDKLKSLTENVRTCVQDLKRNSMLQETALTPYDGVHGTQNRTLEITCLIRQEGDPKASQCASAGGTPEHAAAVQTTGGAGEPSAGVCRESWDPAPAPPPPPPSGSGSGSGSCSCALSLKEPLEVGENEDCSQAVAPPCSCPDRAAERPLLEPPVCGGNCSGESPAACPRCARPHGSCDSCPSSGGRVERRGGASEGGVGGRDCGAGAGRRSTDSATKVPLSLVSDCEPGLPLHLSTGDLTQGPALEGASHSVAAGHVTGNSNTTFISNGQVMNFSGDVIVVYVSQDSQADSGDLEEAFPNPVQEETTKEGFEVVTKPKTSQPPQENVSVF; translated from the exons TCTTCTCCAAACCAAGCTGTGGCCCGCATCAATATGTACGAGACAAAAGATGCTGCAAAAAATGTGAACCAG GAAAATACATGCTTGACCTCTGTACCAGTAAAGACGATACCATTTGCCGGTCTTGTGGACCCAATGAATATCAGCCGGATTGGAACAACGAGACCAGGTGCCTCACGCAGAAGTTCTGCGACAGAG GAAGGGGCTTTGAGCCAGACCGGCCGGAGAACCACACGGCGGCGGTGCCGTGCCGGTGTCGACCCGGTCTCCAGTGCTCCCTCGTCAACTGCGAGTACTGCGAGAAAATGCCCGTCTGCCGGCCCGGATACGGCATCACCGTGGCGG AAACGACGGGCCGGGGGTCCTGCGCTGAGTGCCGACCGGGGCTCTTCTCCAATGTGTCTTCTGCGATCGAGCCCTGCAGGCCGTGGACCGA TTGCAAAGCGCTGGGGAGAGCGGTGAAAGAGCCAGGGACCTCGGAAACGGACGCAGTTTGCGGGCCTCACGTTCCCG gCAGCACCATATCCTGGGCTATAGTGGCAGTCCTGTCAGTAATCACTGCGATCTCTCTGGTCATCCTGTTCCTGTTCTGCTGCAAAGATAAGCTGAAGTCTCTCACTG aaaatgtccGAACATGCGTGCAGGACCTGAAGCGAAATTCTATGCTCCAG GAAACGGCGCTGACTCCCTACGACGGTGTCCACGGGACACAGAACCGCACCCTGGAGATCACCTGCCTGATCCGCCAAGAGGGGGACCCCAAGGCCTCCCAGTGCGCCTCTGCGGGGGGGACGCCGGAGCACGCCGCGGCTGTGCAGACCACAGGGGGCGCCGGCGAGCCGTCCGCGGGCGTCTGCAGGGAGAGCTGggaccccgcccccgctccccctccccctcccccctcgggGTCCGGCTCCGGCTCGGGGTCCTGCAGCTGCGCGCTCTCCCTGAAGGAGCCCCTGGAGGTGGGGGAGAACGAGGACTGCAGCCAGGCCGTGGcccccccctgctcctgccCGGACCGCGCGGcggagcgccccctgctggagccgCCCGTCTGCGGCGGGAACTGCTCCGGCGAGAGCCCGGCGGCCTGCCCCCGCTGCGCGCGCCCGCACGGGTCGTGTGACTCGTGCCCGAGCTCGGGCGGCCGGGTGGAGCGGCGGGGGGGCGCGTCGGAGGGCGGGGTCGGCGGGCGGGACTGCGGCGCGGGGGCGGGCCGCCGCAGTACAGACTCCGCCACTAAAGTGCCGCTCTCCTTGGTCAGCGACTGCGAGCCGGGCCTCCCTCTTCACCTGTCCACAGGTGACCTCACTCAGGGGCCTGCGCTGGAGGGCGCCAGTCACTCTGTGGCAGCTG gtcATGTCACGGGAAACAGTAACACCACTTTCATTTCAAACGGACAAGTGATGAACTTTAGTGGAGACGTCATTGTGGTGTACGTCAGCCAGGACTCTCAGGCTGACAGTGGAGACCTGGAGGAGGCTTTTCCCAATCCTGTCCAGGAAGAGACCACCAAGGAAGGCTTTGAGGTGGTCACTAAGCCAAAGACAAGCCAGCCGCCACAGGAGAATGTGTCAGTGTTCTGA